Proteins encoded by one window of Marispirochaeta aestuarii:
- a CDS encoding SDR family NAD(P)-dependent oxidoreductase, which produces MTTSMFDLSGKIALVTGASRGLGLAIAKALAEAGADLAVTSRKESSLEGTCREIEALGRRALPVALDVRDLDSIDKATDKVMAEYGRIDILVNNAGCNVRKPTIEMSGEEWDMVLDTNLKGAFFMCAAVAKKSMLKQKYGRIINIGSGTSKFGSGGIGPYCASRGGIRQLTQSLADEWGNDGINVNTLGPGWFKTEQTRVLYENQAWVDYIVDRIPKKRVGKPEDLAGMAVFLASEASEYVTGQLMMVDGGLTTGAMKVTV; this is translated from the coding sequence ATGACAACATCCATGTTTGATTTAAGCGGAAAAATAGCCCTGGTAACCGGCGCCAGCCGGGGACTTGGCCTGGCGATTGCGAAAGCCCTGGCAGAAGCCGGAGCGGACCTGGCGGTTACCAGCCGGAAGGAATCCTCCCTGGAAGGTACCTGCAGAGAGATAGAAGCCCTGGGAAGACGCGCATTGCCGGTGGCTCTGGATGTCCGGGACCTGGACAGCATCGACAAGGCCACCGACAAAGTGATGGCGGAATACGGACGCATCGACATCCTGGTGAACAACGCGGGCTGCAACGTACGGAAGCCCACCATCGAGATGAGCGGCGAAGAGTGGGACATGGTGCTGGACACCAACCTCAAGGGCGCTTTCTTCATGTGCGCCGCGGTGGCAAAAAAATCGATGCTGAAGCAGAAGTACGGACGCATCATCAACATCGGTTCCGGAACCAGCAAGTTCGGGTCCGGCGGCATCGGACCTTACTGCGCGAGCCGGGGCGGAATCCGCCAGCTGACCCAGAGCCTTGCGGATGAGTGGGGCAACGACGGTATTAACGTCAACACCCTGGGTCCCGGCTGGTTCAAAACGGAGCAGACCAGGGTCCTCTACGAAAACCAGGCCTGGGTGGACTACATCGTGGACCGCATCCCCAAAAAGCGGGTGGGAAAACCCGAAGACCTTGCGGGTATGGCGGTCTTCCTGGCCTCCGAGGCCTCGGAATATGTGACAGGACAGCTTATGATGGTGGACGGCGGGCTTACCACCGGAGCCATGAAGGTGACTGTTTAG
- a CDS encoding TM1266 family iron-only hydrogenase system putative regulator has product MEKRLGVVSILLESRDSVRTMNTILSDFGELILARQGLPLRHKGIHVISLVVEGTTDEIGALTGKLGRLEKVQVKSVLTRYREDDSDETEDKA; this is encoded by the coding sequence ATGGAAAAGCGTTTGGGCGTCGTTTCTATTCTGCTTGAATCCAGAGATTCCGTGCGGACCATGAACACGATCCTCTCCGACTTTGGCGAGTTAATCCTGGCTCGTCAGGGGCTTCCCCTGCGGCACAAGGGTATTCACGTCATATCTCTGGTTGTGGAAGGCACAACCGACGAGATAGGTGCGCTGACGGGAAAGCTTGGGCGTCTGGAAAAAGTCCAGGTAAAATCCGTTCTCACCAGGTATCGGGAGGACGATAGTGACGAAACTGAAGACAAAGCCTGA
- a CDS encoding zinc-dependent alcohol dehydrogenase gives MKALQLKEYNHQEIIDAPKPSPKAGEVLIKVKACGICGSDIHGLDGSTGRRIPPLIMGHEASGVIEELGPGVKGYAKGDRVTFDSTLFCGECRYCREGNFNFCENRQVLGVACDEYHRDGAFAEYVVVPAIVLYPMPDEVSFVQAAMIEPLAVAVHGVSITPITIGDTALLMGAGIIGLLTLQVLRTAGCGRIYVADVDEGRLKQAMDFGATGTFNPKKDDIPAEMKKLTGGLGAQIALDAVGMESTVHACLYSVRKGGNVTAIGNLAPEIKLPLQHIVSHQITLRGSNASSGEFASSLQLIQSGRVDVDSLISKVAPLEEGADYFTRLYNREAGLMKVILEP, from the coding sequence ATGAAAGCCCTGCAATTGAAAGAGTACAATCATCAGGAAATAATCGATGCGCCGAAACCCTCCCCCAAGGCGGGAGAGGTCCTTATAAAGGTAAAGGCCTGCGGTATTTGCGGAAGCGACATCCACGGCCTTGACGGCAGCACCGGACGGCGGATTCCCCCGCTGATCATGGGGCACGAGGCCTCAGGTGTAATCGAAGAGCTCGGCCCCGGGGTAAAAGGGTATGCCAAAGGCGACCGGGTGACCTTTGACTCCACCCTCTTCTGCGGAGAGTGCCGCTACTGTCGGGAAGGAAACTTCAACTTCTGCGAAAACCGCCAGGTCCTGGGGGTCGCCTGCGACGAGTATCACCGGGATGGAGCCTTTGCCGAATATGTGGTGGTTCCCGCCATCGTGCTGTATCCAATGCCCGATGAGGTAAGTTTCGTCCAGGCCGCCATGATCGAACCCCTGGCGGTGGCTGTCCACGGGGTCAGCATAACCCCCATAACCATCGGTGACACTGCCCTTCTGATGGGCGCAGGTATTATCGGGCTTCTGACCCTGCAGGTCCTGCGCACCGCGGGCTGCGGACGCATATACGTGGCCGACGTGGATGAGGGGCGCCTGAAGCAGGCCATGGATTTCGGCGCCACCGGCACCTTCAATCCAAAAAAAGACGACATACCCGCAGAAATGAAAAAACTGACCGGCGGCCTGGGCGCCCAGATTGCCCTGGACGCGGTGGGTATGGAGAGTACCGTGCATGCCTGTCTCTACAGCGTCCGTAAGGGCGGCAACGTTACGGCCATCGGAAACCTGGCGCCTGAGATCAAGCTGCCCCTGCAGCATATAGTCTCCCACCAGATTACCCTGAGGGGTTCCAACGCCTCTTCCGGGGAGTTTGCCTCGTCTCTCCAGCTGATCCAGAGCGGACGCGTAGATGTGGATTCGCTGATTTCCAAGGTAGCACCTCTGGAAGAAGGGGCCGACTATTTCACACGGCTCTACAATCGGGAAGCCGGACTCATGAAGGTTATTCTGGAACCCTGA